From Camelus dromedarius isolate mCamDro1 chromosome 12, mCamDro1.pat, whole genome shotgun sequence, the proteins below share one genomic window:
- the PDE2A gene encoding cGMP-dependent 3',5'-cyclic phosphodiesterase isoform X2, whose amino-acid sequence MRRQPAASPDLLAQEPVPPGSRDHTLQDALLSLGSVIDIAGLQQAVKEALSEVLPKVETVYTYLLDQESRLVCEEPLHELPQEGKVREAVISGKRLGCNGLGPSDLPGKPLARLAAPLASDTQVLVIPLVDKEAGAVAAVILVHCGQLSDSEERSLQAMEKHTLVALKRVQALQQRGLSTAPEETQNPPEGAAGDQKGGVEYTDQDRKILQLCGELYDLDASSLQLKVLQYLQQETQASRCCLLLVSEDNLQLSCKVIGDKVLEEEISFPLTTGHLGQVVKNKKSIQLKDLISEDVQQLQSMLGCEVQAMLCVPVISRATDKVVALACAFNKLGGDLFTDQDEHVIQHCFHYTSTVLTSTLAFQKEQKLKDECQALLQVAKNLFTHLDDVSVLLQEIITEARNLSNAEICSVFLLDQNELVAKVFDGGVVDDESYEIRIPADQGIAGHVATTGQILNIPDAYAHPLFYRGVDDSTGFRTRNILCFPIKNENQEVIGVAELVNKINGPWFSKFDEDLATAFSIYCGISIAHSLLYKKVNEAQYRSHLANEMMMYHMKVSDDEYTKLLHDGIQPVAAIDSNFASFTYTPRSLPEDDTSMAILSMLQDMNFINNYKIDCPTLARFCLMVKKGYRDPPYHNWMHAFSVSHFCYLLYKNLELTNYLEDIEIFALFISCMCHDLDHRGTNNSFQVASKSVLAALYSSEGSVMERHHFAQAIAILNTHGCNIFDHFSRKDYQRMLDLMRDIILATDLAHHLRIFKDLQKMAEVGYDQTNKQHHSLLLCLLMTSCDLSDQTKGWKTTRKIAELIYKEFFSQGDLEKAMGNRPMEMMDREKAYIPELQISFMEHIAMPIYKLLQDLFPKAAELYERVASNREHWTKVSHKFTIRGLPSNNSLDFLDEEYEVPELGGARAPINGCCSLDAE is encoded by the exons AGAGGCTGTGATCTCCGGGAAGCGGCTGGGCTGCAATGGACTGGGCCCCTCGGACCTGCCTGGGAAGCCCTTGGCCAGGCTGGCAGCTCCGCTGGCTTCTGACACCCAAG TGCTGGTCATACCGCTGGTGGACAAGGAGGCCGGGGCTGTGGCAGCTGTCATCTTG GTGCACTGTGGCCAGCTGAGTGACAGTGAAGAGCGGAGCCTGCAAGCCATGGAGAAGCAT ACCCTGGTTGCCCTGAAAAGGGTGCAGGCCCTGCAGCAACGCGGGCTCAGCACGGCTCCGGAAGAGACCCAAAATCCTCCAGAGGGGGCGGCGGGAGACCAGAAGGGCGGGGTTGAGTACACAGACCAAGACCGAAAGATCCTTCAGCTGTGTG GGGAACTCTACGACCTGGATGCCTCTTCCCTGCAGCTGAAAGTCCTCCAATAC CTGCAGCAGGAAACCCAGGCATCCCGCTGCTGCCTCCTGCTAGTATCCGAGGACAATCTCCAGCTTTCCTGTAAG GTCATCGGAGATAAAGTGCTGGAGGAAGAGATCAGCTTTCCG TTGACGACAGGACACCTGGGCCAGGTGGTGAAAAACAAGAAGTCTATCCAGCTGAAGGATCTCATCTCT GAGGATGTGCAGCAGCTACAAAGCATGTTGGGCTGTGAGGTGCAGGCCATGCTCTGTGTCCCTGTCATCAGCCGGGCCACTGACAAGGTGGTGGCCTTGGCCTGCGCCTTCAACAAGCTCGGAGGAGACTT ATTCACAGACCAGGACGAGCATGTGATCCAGCACTGCTTCCATTACACCAGCACAGTGCTCACCAGCACCCTGGCCTTCCAGAAGGAGCAGAAACTCAAGGATGAGTGTCAG GCTCTTCTCCAAGTGGCAAAGAACCTCTTCACGCACCTGG ATGATGTCTCTGTTCTGCTCCAGGAGATCATCACAGAGGCCAGAAACCTCAGCAATGCTGAGAT CTGCTCTGTGTTCCTGCTGGATCAGAACGAGCTGGTGGCCAAGGTGTTTGATGGGGGCGTGGTGGATGATGAG agctaTGAGATACGCATCCCAGCCGATCAGGGCATCGCGGGCCACGTGGCGACCACGGGCCAGATCCTGAACATCCCGGATGCCTACGCACATCCACTTTTCTACCGCGGCGTGGACGACAGCACCGGCTTCCGGACGCGGAACATCCTCTGCTTTCCCATCAAGAACGAGAACCAGG AGGTCATTGGTGTGGCTGAGCTGGTGAATAAGATCAACGGACCATGGTTCAGCAAGTTCGACGAGGACCTGGCCACAGCCTTCTCCATCTACTGCGGCATCAGCATTGCCCAT TCCCTCCTATACAAGAAAGTGAATGAGGCCCAGTATCGCAGCCACCTAGCCAACGAGATGATGATGTACCACATGAAG GTCTCTGATGATGAATACACCAAACTTCTTCATGATGGGATCCAACCTGTGGCTGCCATTGACTCCAACTTTGCCAGTTTCACCTACACCCCTCGCTCTCTGCCCGAGGATGACACTTCCATG GCCATCCTGAGCATGCTGCAGGACATGAATTTCATCAATAACTACAAAATCGACTGCCCGACACTGGCCCG gttcTGTTTGATGGTAAAGAAGGGCTACCGGGATCCTCCCTACCACAATTGGATGCACGCCTTTTCTGTCTCCCACTTCTGCTACCTGCTCTACAAGAACCTGGAGCTCACCAACTACCTCGA GGACATCGAGATCTTTGCCTTGTTTATTTCCTGCATGTGTCACGACCTGGACCACAGAGGCACTAACAACTCCTTCCAGGTGGCCTCG AAATCTGTGCTGGCTGCACTCTACAGCTCCGAGGGCTCTGTCATGGAG AGGCACCACTTCGCTCAGGCCATAGCCATCCTCAACACCCATGGTTGCAACATCTTTGACCACTTCTCCCGGAAG GATTATCAGCGCATGCTGGATCTGATGCGGGACATCATCTTGGCCACGGACTTGGCCCACCACCTCCGCATCTTCAAGGATCTCCAGAAGATGGCTGAAG TGGGCTATGACCAAACCAACAAGCAGCACCAcagcctccttctctgcctccttatGACCTCATGTGACCTCTCTGACCAGACTAAGGGCTGGAAGACCACAAGGAAGATTGCA GAGCTGATCTACAAAGAGTTCTTCTCCCAGGGAGACTTG GAGAAGGCCATGGGCAACAGGCCAATGGAGATGATGGACCGTGAGAAGGCCTACATCCCTGAGCTGCAGATCAGCTTCATGGAGCACATTGCAATGCCCATCTACAA GCTGCTGCAGGACCTGTTCCCCAAGGCAGCAGAGCTCTATGAACGCGTGGCTTCTAACCGCGAGCATTGGACCAAGGTGTCACACAAGTTCACGATCCGTGGCCTCCCGAGCAACAACTCGCTAGATTTCCTGGATGAGGAGTATGAGGTGCCTGAGCTGGGTGGCGCTAGGGCCCCCATCAATGGCTGTTGCAGCCTTGATGCTGAGTGA